Proteins encoded by one window of Apium graveolens cultivar Ventura unplaced genomic scaffold, ASM990537v1 ctg3169, whole genome shotgun sequence:
- the LOC141700996 gene encoding uncharacterized protein LOC141700996, with product MARECKSSGPIQNLMSVATISASVPTEVLALPSPSEPVPQASTRTFNLKMKDIVQNLDVIAGKLSINNVEAKVLIDSGATRSFIFESFAGRINCDKKDMNEVMSIVISNQEKVHVSQLCPECEIDISGHKLKNGMKVVFKGQKQEQLFLTAVQASKLLRKDCEAFLTYVVDSKKEVPSIEAIPVVREFPNVFPEELSGLPPD from the exons atggctagggagtgtaagtcTTCAGGACCAATACAAAATTTGATGAGTGTAGCAACGATTAGTGCATCTGTGCCGACTGAGGTATTGGCTTTACCTTCACCGTCTGAACCAGTTCCGCAAGCATCAACACGGACTTttaatttgaaaatgaaggacaTTGTTCAGAACTTAGATGTGATCGCAGGTAAGCTCTCTATAAACAATgttgaagctaaagtattgattgattctggagctacaagatctttTATATTCGAATCTTTTGCTGGAAGAATAAATTGTGATAAGAAGGATATGAATGAGGTAATGAGTATAGTAATTTCTAATCAAGAAAAGGTACATGTAAGTCAGTTGTGTCCAgagtgtgagattgatatctccGGGCACAA GTTAAAGAATGGAATGAAAGTGGTGTTTAAAGGACAAAAGCAAGAACAATTATTTCTTACAGCTGTTCAGGCTAGCAAGTTGCTTAGGAAAGATTGCGAGGCATTCCTAACTTATGTAGTGGATTCGAAGAAGGAAGTTCCTAGTATAGAAGCGATTCCAGTGGTGAGAGAATTTCCGAACGTGTTTCCCGAAGAGTTGTCAGGATTACCGCCAGAttga